TTTTTTAGCATGGTTCTCATACTTACTATGGTCTGCATAGTTTTCTCCACTTACTGCATGGGGTGCTGAGAAAGTATCTGATATGTAGTGACTTGCAACACCATAATCATAACTCGCATTACTATAATCTCCCTTATCATAGGCAGCTTTACCCTGGTCAAGCCACATTTTTGCTTTGTCATAACTTTTAGGATAGCTATGGTATGTGAAGTCATGAAACTTTTCATCAGGATCATTAGAACCATCACGCATTGCATTTAAATCCAATTTCTGCTGAACATCAACCGGTAAACCATAATAAACTACATCAACAATATCTGAATGTGTTTTTGAGGTCCATGCATCACTAACAGGCATTAAAATTAGTGATAATATACTCATAACCAAAATAAGATTCATAATTTGTTTTAGTTTCATTTTATTCCCATTTAATAAATTATAATTCGATATAATAATTTCTTTCCTACAAAGTATAAAAAAGAATCTATTAAACTACCAATTATTTGTTTAAATAAATGAATATGGATTGTTAGAATAAATAAGGGTTATAAAACCTATAATTTTCCTAAAGCTTTAGATATGATAAATTATACAGTATTTCAATTGTAAACCATGATCATAACTTAAAAACTTATTTTAAACCAAGAATTAATTTAACAATAACAAATAGAGCAGTTGAAAGGCAAGTACACGGGATATGTGTTAATCGGACAGTTGAAAACATTCAACTTTAAAATACCCAAATAAATTAATGGCTTATATTGTACAATTCCTAATAATCAAATATTTATGCTCAATTCAAATAAATTTTGAACCATCAAATATCTACGGGGCTCA
This sequence is a window from Methanobacterium sp. SMA-27. Protein-coding genes within it:
- a CDS encoding zinc dependent phospholipase C family protein gives rise to the protein MKLKQIMNLILVMSILSLILMPVSDAWTSKTHSDIVDVVYYGLPVDVQQKLDLNAMRDGSNDPDEKFHDFTYHSYPKSYDKAKMWLDQGKAAYDKGDYSNASYDYGVASHYISDTFSAPHAVSGENYADHSKYENHAKKFNPIATAVNGDLNTIMQDGKNQAAVSWNSWLQSHDDSIIQNDLNKGASASLSAIKDSINSTSSNTSKESFIDNIIKLLKNLF